Below is a genomic region from Chryseobacterium scophthalmum.
AATTGATAAATAGGATTTTGGTTGCCGCTGTAAACTACAACCAAGGCTGGAGAAAGACCTGTCATTATCCCTGTGTTTGCATTAAGTTTCATCACCATTTTAGTGATATCTCCCATTTGCGCTATATCTGTAATTTCAGGATTTGATAAAGCATTGGGTGTGAAAAACGGTGCCGAATTAAGCAATTGCGAACCATTATAGTTTGAAACGGCCCAAACTCCCGGAGATAAAGGTGTCGCATTAGCTGTTCCTCCAGAAGTATTTGTTATCATTAAAGTAAATTCAGATTTCATAATGTCATAACTAAGATTTAGCTTGACCAATTGAGAGGCAGTCACACCTGGAACCTGAGCGATAGGATTGCTCTGAGCTGTTCCTGTTGTGTTGTCTTTTGTTCCGTTGTCCCACAATAAAACTTCTGAAGAAACATCACCTGTAATGGCATTTCCGTTAGCATCAAACAATTTTATTCCCGGTTGTTTTGATGCAAAGAACCAATCTTTGGATGCACCATACATGGTCGCAAACATCAAAGACTGTGCTTTTCCTGCACTGAATTTAACGGAGACAGATTCTCCGGGCATAATAACAGGAGTATTGGTTCCTTGAAAGCTGCCACTTTCTACAAAATCTTTTGGAGCGACAATATTTTCAAACGTAATTGTTTTTTCCATAGAGCTTTCCATCATCATATCGTCATCATCACAAGATGAAAGTCCGAAAATTGTCATAAACCCAAGGCTAAGTGTTGCTAGTTTTAAAAAGTTCTTTTTCATAAAAGTATTTTTTATAGTTATAATTGATTTATAATTATAGTCGGAGTTATTTAAAAATCCTGACAAAAAAATATCTTTTTATTGAAATTAAATATTTAAGGTGTTGGTTTTTAGTGTTTAAAATTTTAAAATGATTGATTTTTCTTGAAAAAGACTCATATTAGATTAATAAAAAAAGCAACAAAAAAACCGTGAAATAAATTCCACGGTTTTCAAAATATTTTTTGAGAAAATTATTTTTTCTTTTTTACAGGAGTTGCAATTTTGATTTTAGATTTACCAGTATCAGCAGGAGTATTTTCATCTCTTACTAATTTTAGTTCGTCTACAATTCTTCTTGCACCAGCATATTTGTCGATTGTCCAAAGAACAAAACGGATGTCCACACTGATTGTTTTCTGCCATTCGTTTTCAAAAACAATATCTCCACTTAATGCTTCGCTATTTCCATCGAAAGCGATACCGATAAGGTTACCGTCTCCATCAATTACCGGAGAACCAGAGTTTCCACCTGTAATATCATTGTTTGAAAGGAAGTTTACAGGAAGGTAACCTGCTTTGTCTGCATATTGACCGTAATCTTTAGCATTTTGAAGCGCAATTACTCTTTGTGGAAGATCAAATTCTTCGTCACCTGCTTTGTATTTACCTACTAAACCTTCCATTGTAGTGTAATAGTTATCAGTTACTCCAAAGTAGTTTCTGTCGTCTCTTACAGGTAAAGTATCAATTTGTCCGTAAGTAAGTCTCATGGTAGAGTTTGCATCCGGATAGAATTTTTTCTCAGGCATTGCTTTCATTAAACCAGCTAAGAAAAGACGGTTGTTTTTAGCAAAGCTGTCATCCAACAATACATATTTATCGTTTGATGTTTTTTGATCTGCAATAATTCCTCTTGCTATTTTCAAAAGAGGATCTGCATCCAATTTCAAACGATCAGGATTCATAATATAATTCGTCACAGAAGTTTTGTTAGCAAATAGAGACGAAAATGCAAGGTTAGATAAGTTTTTAGCATCCAAAGCCATCAATGTTGGAGAAGCTACATCAGATTTTACTCTCGTTTGGTAAAGATTTACCAAAGAGTTCAACATTTCTCCTTCAAGATTGGTGTTGATGTTATCGTACGCATCTTTTACAGCCGTTTCTAATTTAGCTTTCATTGCTAATCTTCCTGCCATATCTTGTTTTGCGTAAGCGTCTAATGCAGGGGCCAAACCGTTTGCAAGAGCAATGTATTTAGCATTTCTCATTAATAGAGAAGCGTAATTTCTTTCTACATTTCTGTTTGAAACTTGAGAGTAATAATTTTGAATTGCTTCTAAAACATCATCATACATTTCATTTCCTGGTTGCATCGCCCAGTCGTTGAATTTTTTCTCAAGTTCTCTTTTGTCAGTAATTGTACCGTTTTTTTCAACAGCATCAATTGTTCCCTGTCTGTTTTTCCAGTAGTTGGCAACAGAAGCATATTGAGAAGCATATCCTAATTGAGTCGTCTTATCTTTATCCATGTACTTCTTCATAATGTCCATCGCCATTTTAGAAGTCTCTACCCAAGCCGGATAATCTTTAGTAACCATTTGCTCAATTCCGTAAGAAGTTAAGTAACGGTTTGTTCTTCCAGGATATCCTAAAATCATTGAAAAATCTCCTGGCTTAATTCCTTTTAGAGAAACAGGTAAGAAATGTTTAGGTTTTAATGGAACATTGGTAGGCTTAAATTCTGCTGGATTTCCTGCAGCATCAGCATAAACTCTGAATACTGTAAAATCTCCTGTATGTCTTGGCCATTCCCAGTTATCGGTATCTCCACCAAATTTACCAATTGATGATGGCGGTGCACCAACTAATCTGATATCTTTATAGTCTTGATAAACAAAATAATAAAATTCGTTTCCGTTGAAGAAATCTCTTACAACAACAGTATATTTTCCATTTTCAGAATTTTCTGTCTGAATTGCTTTTGTTTCAGCATCAATTACAGCTTTTCTCTGAGCTGCAGACATTTCGTTGTTTAGTTTAGAATTGATTCTCTGTGTAGCATCATCCATTCTCACCAAGAATCTTACATAAAGATCTTTAGAATTGAATTCTTCTTTTTCGTTTTTTGCCCAGAAACCATTCTTTAGGTAATCTTTTTCAGGAGTAGAAGCCGCAGCTACAGCACCATAACCACAGTGGTGGTTGGTGAAAATCAAACCTTTGTCTGATACAATTTCTCCTGTACAAAAACCGCCAAAGCTTACAATAGCATCTTTTAAGCTAGAATTGTTTACAGAATAAATCTCTTCTGGAGTCAAACGCAGACCCTCTTTTTGCATGTCTACACCATTAAGTCTTTTGACAAGCATTAATAGCCACATTCCTTCATCTGCCCTCATTTGAGCAAAGCCTAATAAGAAAGTGAATAGTAAAAATATTCTTTTCATTTTATAAAATAATTTTTGTGGGGCTAAATTACTAATTTTTACGATAATTTGTCAGCAATTGGTATGAAAATGGGAGGGAGGATGATATGAAAAACATTTTATCATTTCTTTTTGCCTTTTTTATTCTAAATTTAGTTGTAAACTGTTCTGCTGTAAAGTCGAATAATCAGCACTACCAAAGAGAATGGATGATGGTTTCGTTTGATGGTTTCACTAAAGAACAGCTTGTGAAAAATAAAGCAGAAATCAACCTTACCGAACCTGTCAAAGATGGAAAAATAAGAGGAACTGCCATGATGGGTTGCAACAGAATGTTTTTTACCTTAGAATTTAAATCTAAAAGCAAAGTAAAAATTTCCGGATTGGGAAGTACATTGATGGCTTGTCAGGAAATGGAAATAGAAGATAAGTTTACAAAAGTTTTTGAAAAAATGACCCGATATGAAATTGATGGTCATTTTCTTACCCTTTATGATGATAAAGGCGCTCAGATGAAATTTGTTGCAGCAGACTGGGATTAATTTTCTTTTTTGTTCAACCAAATTTGCATAATCACAACTTGGATTTAAAACATAAATTTCCAAAATCAGAAATGAAGAA
It encodes:
- a CDS encoding META domain-containing protein — protein: MKNILSFLFAFFILNLVVNCSAVKSNNQHYQREWMMVSFDGFTKEQLVKNKAEINLTEPVKDGKIRGTAMMGCNRMFFTLEFKSKSKVKISGLGSTLMACQEMEIEDKFTKVFEKMTRYEIDGHFLTLYDDKGAQMKFVAADWD
- a CDS encoding spondin domain-containing protein; amino-acid sequence: MKKNFLKLATLSLGFMTIFGLSSCDDDDMMMESSMEKTITFENIVAPKDFVESGSFQGTNTPVIMPGESVSVKFSAGKAQSLMFATMYGASKDWFFASKQPGIKLFDANGNAITGDVSSEVLLWDNGTKDNTTGTAQSNPIAQVPGVTASQLVKLNLSYDIMKSEFTLMITNTSGGTANATPLSPGVWAVSNYNGSQLLNSAPFFTPNALSNPEITDIAQMGDITKMVMKLNANTGIMTGLSPALVVVYSGNQNPIYQLGQLDSGNGLKEVSQTGAVMKLQNSLKAMSNVKGVYIAGNAPVAPGNKVMTNFSYTSGDKIAYVTMFGFSNDWFYANEQSIDANTKGDLTSKTTLFDSGTGVNQYPGAGNRQALFGGTPQAESIVISKVGTQYPVPAVQNVLKVTVN
- a CDS encoding S46 family peptidase, which translates into the protein MKRIFLLFTFLLGFAQMRADEGMWLLMLVKRLNGVDMQKEGLRLTPEEIYSVNNSSLKDAIVSFGGFCTGEIVSDKGLIFTNHHCGYGAVAAASTPEKDYLKNGFWAKNEKEEFNSKDLYVRFLVRMDDATQRINSKLNNEMSAAQRKAVIDAETKAIQTENSENGKYTVVVRDFFNGNEFYYFVYQDYKDIRLVGAPPSSIGKFGGDTDNWEWPRHTGDFTVFRVYADAAGNPAEFKPTNVPLKPKHFLPVSLKGIKPGDFSMILGYPGRTNRYLTSYGIEQMVTKDYPAWVETSKMAMDIMKKYMDKDKTTQLGYASQYASVANYWKNRQGTIDAVEKNGTITDKRELEKKFNDWAMQPGNEMYDDVLEAIQNYYSQVSNRNVERNYASLLMRNAKYIALANGLAPALDAYAKQDMAGRLAMKAKLETAVKDAYDNINTNLEGEMLNSLVNLYQTRVKSDVASPTLMALDAKNLSNLAFSSLFANKTSVTNYIMNPDRLKLDADPLLKIARGIIADQKTSNDKYVLLDDSFAKNNRLFLAGLMKAMPEKKFYPDANSTMRLTYGQIDTLPVRDDRNYFGVTDNYYTTMEGLVGKYKAGDEEFDLPQRVIALQNAKDYGQYADKAGYLPVNFLSNNDITGGNSGSPVIDGDGNLIGIAFDGNSEALSGDIVFENEWQKTISVDIRFVLWTIDKYAGARRIVDELKLVRDENTPADTGKSKIKIATPVKKKK